A single window of Helicobacter pylori NCTC 11637 = CCUG 17874 = ATCC 43504 = JCM 12093 DNA harbors:
- a CDS encoding Na+/H+ antiporter family protein, producing MLENSSIWSNPAFVAIICMSVLSLLRLNVMLSMISATLIAGLMGGLGITESFNAMIDGMKGNLNIALSYILLGALAVAIAKSNLIKVALSKLIGLMDYKRSTFCFLIAFIACFSQNLVPVHIAFIPILIPPLLHLMNRLELDRRAVACALTFGLQAPYLVLPVGFGLIFQTTILEQLKANGVSTTIAQITGVMWIAGLAMVVGLLLAVLTLYKKPRRYKEKSFNIENYASLQLNYHDYLTFIGIIVAFVIQLATDSMPLAAFLALAIILLGRGIKFKETDSLMDDSVKMMAFIAFVMLVASGFGEVLQKVHAIEGLVNAITSVVQGKLLGAFLMLVVGLFITMGIGTSFGTIPIIAVFYVPLCAKLGFSIESTILLIGIAAALGDAGSPASDSTMGPTCGLNADNQHNHIYDTCVPTFLVYNLPLIVFGVVGALLLG from the coding sequence ATGCTAGAAAATAGCTCTATATGGAGCAATCCTGCCTTTGTGGCTATCATTTGCATGAGCGTTCTTAGCCTTTTAAGGCTCAATGTCATGCTTTCTATGATTAGCGCGACTCTCATAGCAGGACTTATGGGAGGGCTTGGGATCACGGAGAGTTTTAATGCAATGATAGACGGCATGAAAGGCAATTTAAATATCGCTTTAAGCTACATCCTTTTAGGGGCTTTAGCGGTAGCGATCGCTAAAAGCAACCTCATTAAAGTCGCTTTGAGTAAATTAATAGGCTTGATGGATTACAAGCGATCCACTTTTTGCTTTTTGATCGCTTTCATCGCATGTTTTTCGCAAAATTTAGTGCCGGTGCATATCGCTTTTATCCCTATTTTAATCCCCCCTCTTTTGCATTTAATGAACCGGCTAGAATTGGATAGAAGAGCGGTCGCTTGCGCTTTAACCTTTGGCTTGCAAGCCCCCTACTTGGTGCTTCCTGTAGGGTTTGGCTTGATTTTTCAAACCACCATTTTAGAGCAATTGAAAGCCAATGGCGTTAGCACCACCATAGCGCAAATCACGGGAGTGATGTGGATAGCGGGATTAGCGATGGTCGTTGGGCTGCTTTTAGCGGTATTAACGCTATACAAAAAACCCAGACGCTACAAAGAAAAATCTTTTAACATAGAAAATTACGCCTCGCTTCAATTAAACTACCATGACTACTTGACTTTTATAGGGATTATCGTGGCGTTTGTGATCCAATTAGCCACCGATTCGATGCCCTTAGCCGCCTTTTTAGCGTTAGCGATCATCTTACTAGGCCGTGGCATTAAGTTTAAAGAAACAGACTCGCTTATGGATGATAGCGTGAAAATGATGGCGTTTATCGCTTTTGTGATGTTAGTGGCTAGCGGGTTTGGAGAAGTGTTGCAAAAAGTGCATGCGATAGAGGGCTTAGTGAATGCAATCACAAGCGTAGTCCAAGGGAAGCTTTTAGGGGCTTTTTTAATGCTTGTTGTAGGGCTTTTTATCACTATGGGGATAGGGACTTCTTTTGGCACTATTCCTATCATCGCTGTGTTTTATGTCCCTTTATGCGCGAAATTAGGTTTTAGCATAGAATCTACGATTTTACTCATCGGCATAGCCGCAGCTTTAGGCGATGCAGGCTCACCGGCTAGCGATAGCACCATGGGGCCCACTTGCGGGCTTAACGCAGACAACCAACACAATCACATCTATGACACATGCGTGCCGACTTTTTTAGTCTATAACCTCCCTTTGATTGTTTTTGGAGTGGTTGGAGCGTTACTATTAGGCTAA
- a CDS encoding MATE family efflux transporter codes for MYQVKKIFSLALPSGINAFLDVLVVALSVFFVGKISHHHIVALGVGLQFLMLFYGINTILYTGTNAILSRLVGARDFTQINHAFSSIFIGAFVICLGVLFVSYFLIEPFLNWMQLQDPSRQLTQDYLEVLVIALPSIFLKNVLVSALASFSDTLTPFIVKIIMVIACIFLNQALIFGDFGFKEMGIVGSALANVVVSYLELLALGVWIQIKKIPLKFKITFHFSFLKTMFRVGWPAGFERLLSLFSLILLSKFVASYGDKVLAGMQIGIRVETFSFMPGFGFMIAAMVLTGQNLGANKPKIATEYAHLILKISMGLMGVLGVILVLFAKEFASLFSQDEEVLEVARSYLIAVGLSQAPLIGYFVLDGVFRGASISKVSLYINTLSLWGLRIMPIYLLLIHHFKVEFIFVVIASETFLRSFIYYKVFSKGIWKRCGKKA; via the coding sequence ATCTATCAAGTTAAGAAAATCTTTTCTTTAGCCTTACCCTCTGGGATTAACGCTTTTTTAGATGTGCTGGTGGTCGCGCTCTCGGTTTTTTTTGTGGGCAAGATTTCGCACCATCACATTGTGGCTTTAGGGGTGGGCTTGCAATTTTTGATGCTTTTTTATGGCATCAACACGATTTTATACACCGGCACTAACGCCATTCTTTCTAGGCTTGTGGGGGCTAGGGATTTTACTCAAATCAACCACGCTTTTTCCAGTATTTTTATAGGGGCGTTTGTGATCTGTTTGGGCGTGCTGTTTGTTTCTTATTTTTTGATTGAGCCTTTTTTAAATTGGATGCAATTACAAGATCCTTCGCGCCAATTGACGCAAGATTATTTAGAAGTCTTAGTTATCGCGCTACCGAGTATTTTTTTAAAAAATGTTTTAGTTTCAGCGCTCGCTAGCTTTTCAGACACCCTAACCCCCTTTATTGTCAAAATCATCATGGTCATTGCATGCATTTTTTTGAATCAAGCCTTGATTTTTGGGGATTTTGGTTTTAAAGAAATGGGGATTGTAGGCTCTGCTTTAGCGAATGTGGTTGTCTCTTATTTGGAATTACTCGCGCTTGGCGTTTGGATACAAATCAAAAAAATCCCTTTAAAATTCAAAATAACCTTTCATTTTTCTTTTTTAAAAACCATGTTTAGAGTGGGTTGGCCGGCCGGGTTTGAGCGCTTATTGAGCTTATTTTCTTTAATCCTCTTATCCAAATTTGTAGCGAGCTATGGGGATAAGGTGTTAGCGGGCATGCAAATAGGCATTAGGGTTGAAACCTTTTCGTTCATGCCCGGATTTGGGTTTATGATCGCAGCGATGGTTTTAACAGGGCAAAATTTAGGGGCGAACAAGCCAAAGATCGCCACAGAATACGCGCATTTGATTTTAAAAATTTCTATGGGTTTAATGGGGGTTTTAGGGGTTATTTTAGTCTTATTCGCTAAAGAATTCGCGAGCCTTTTTTCTCAAGATGAAGAAGTTTTGGAAGTGGCGCGATCTTATTTGATCGCTGTGGGTCTCTCTCAAGCCCCCTTAATTGGGTATTTTGTGCTAGATGGAGTTTTTAGAGGGGCTAGCATTTCTAAAGTCTCACTATACATTAACACCCTAAGCTTATGGGGGTTAAGGATCATGCCCATTTACTTGCTTTTAATTCATCATTTTAAGGTGGAATTTATTTTTGTAGTGATCGCATCAGAAACTTTTTTGCGCTCATTCATCTACTATAAAGTTTTTTCTAAAGGCATATGGAAAAGGTGCGGGAAAAAGGCTTGA